The nucleotide window GGCTGAGGCTGGTGGAGTGTTTGCTGGCATAGCACCTGTTCCAGGCCTCAGCTCTAGGGGGTGTTCGTGTTCCAggcgaggggggcgggggtggaggcTTGGGGTCGACAGCCGTTTTCATCTGGCGCATTGTCCCAGACCTGTTCACCAAGGGAGACCCTTCCAGGAGCTGTTAAGCTCCCAATGACATAGCTCTAAGAGGCAAGCCCCATCCCGCCATGTTAAGGTAACGATCCACGGGGGatcgttgggggggggggggggggggctttcacGGGGAGGGAAGGATAGGCTATTCCATGGAGGGAGCCAACAGACACATGAAGCGTCTTCATCCACTGAATTCGCTTGCATGAGGTCTGCTGTTGCCTTTGATACAAACCGCTCCCTTACCTGCTAGTAGTGTGAGAGATACCCACAGCCACGGTAACCGGCAGCTCACTGACCCTAGCCGACACAGTCTTTTACTAAAATAAACAGCGTGTCATCAGATTTTCACTCCATTTACACCCTACTGCTCTCACTGGTCAACAACCAGTAATCAGCTTTACTAAAGGTTAGTAGGGGTACGGTTACGGTACGGTATGAGAGTGAATTAAAACTATTCTAGAGCTGACAGTAAACTGTTTTTCATGCGTTacatacagtggatataaaaagtctatacacccttatgaaattgcaggttttcGAAATGTAAAGGaagaaataacaatgtaaatgtcagaatttttttttaatttaaaatttttgtaATAATGACCtacttgttttttctctggatttttgtttattggaagatcacattacagatggaaaaagtctgacatttacattgttgttatttctgtctttcttatttctgttatttcaaaaacttgcaatttcataagggtgtgtagactttttatatccactgtaggACTCCTACCATGGTAAAGGGAGCTttctatatatttatagatatagaaataattaaaaaccatatatatatatatatggttgACATATAGGAGACTCCTACAGTCTCCTGCTCCTACAGAGCAGTGAAGCCACATAGCGCCTGTTCGAACCATGGTCAGGGCTGGGTGGAGTAGCCCTGACCAGGGCTCGAAGCGGCAGCCTTGTGCTCGGGCCCGCTTCACTCAGCCTGGGTTTCCTCGGCATCATCTGCCCCCCAAAAGGGTCTCGCAGTTCCCGTGGGGCTAGAGGCCGGTGAGGTCCACGATGGCCTTGATGAAGACGGTGTCGTCCCTCAGGTACGAGCTCTTGCCGGCCAGCTTGGCCAGCGGGCAGAAGAGCGGGCAGCCACTTGCGATGTTCATCTCGCTGATGGGCCGCTggaaggaggtggaggtgacGTCCGGCCGGAAGGCGTCGATGATGTGCTCCCGGTTGTTCTGGTCTAGGAGCATCAGTGTCACCTGGGAGGGTGGTgatggtgtgggggggggggggttaggtagagagggagggagtagaaggaagagaggagatggggggggagagaaacaaagagagagggatggagacagTCAAATGACAGACACTGTGGCGACTGACACCAAATCCCAACCTTTCCTGTTGCCCTTACTAATTAAAAAAGGCGGATGCAGAGGAGGGGTGACAGGAAAGGGAGGCTAAAAGGAGGTGCGGAAAGCTGGCAGACACTCCGTCATACAGAGCGTGGCAGAGGGAAAACATGCCAAACCACCCACGCGGTGCCAAAGGAGACAGGGCGGGAGCGAGTGCCCTACCTTCTGGCTGAAGGGCCACTTCAGCAGGGCGTCGTACTTGCCCCTCATCACCACGAAAAAGAGCGAGAGGTGCGTTCCCCGGCCCGTCCCGTCGCCGTTCAGGTACAGCCTCAGACACATCTTGTAGCCGTACTTGCTGGAGTAGAAGGCTGCGGCAGTGGGGGTGAAGAGACGagctttcattacattacgttacattacacgcatttagcagacactcttctccagagcggCTTCCATCACAAACGTCCATGATggtatccattcaatttaaacgagcaaaAGTGTCACACCAGGCCGACAACagtcccagaccagtgagtgtgagcgtaacacaATTGGagccctaccacaggttaacttgtgcactctgcaACTCCCACTCGTCTGGGACTTGGAAGTCATAGCTCTGACAGAGTACTGAACTCCAAGGGCAGGTCTACCCTAGTATTCATAGTTATTGCCTGAGTATTTCACTGTCTCATGATATGTTTATAGTACACTGGTCAAGGTTAAAACTGACATCTGACAGCTATTCCCTGAGTATTGCACCATGATGACTGGGAATGACGACTTGGATTGTGGGCCATTTACAGTAAGATGACCAAAGTTAGCAACCCATGATTCATAGCTCTTGCCTGCACATTACTCCATTTGACTATATTTCTGGTTATAGTGAGCTGGAGGCTCACTGCTATGGGCTAAAGACGGGGACaggtgagtgtgcgtgtgcgcgtgtgtgtgcgtgtatgcgtgtgtgtgtgtgtgtgtatgtgtgtgtgagtgagtgtgcgcgtgtgtgagtgagtgtctcACCTGGGGAGAACATGGCGGGGGCGCGTCCGGCCAGTGCCTCCTGGCGGCGGCGGGAGAAGTCGACGATCTTCCAGACGAAGACGCCGTCGTAGGTGCAGTACTCCAGCTCCCGCAGCATCTGCTCCGTCTCGGCCAGCTGCAGGTCCCGCATGTTCAGAGTGCGTTCCAGCTGCCGCACCTGCGCAGCCCGAGAGGAGGGGCCGTCAGCTGCACGGTCTGactgccacacagacacacacacacaccctacccCCCACCACTGCTCATACCTCACCCCCACTCCACATACacaccctaccccccccccaccactgctCATACCTCACCCCCActccacatacacaccctcccccccccccaccactgctCATACCTCACCCCcactccacaccccccccccaccactgctCATACCTCTCCCCCACTCCACATACacaccctaccccccccccccaccactgctCATACCTCACCCCCActccacatacacaccctcccccccccccaccactgctCATACCTCACCCCCACTCCACACCCTACCCCCCATCACTGCTCATacctcaccccccctccacaccccccccccccactgctcaTACCTCTCCCCCACTCCACACCCTACCCCCCATCACTGCTCATACCTCACCCCCActccacatacacaccccccccccccccactgctcatacctctcccccactcccccccccccccccaccactgctCATACCTCACCCCCACTCCACATACACACCCTACCCCCCACCACTGCTCATacctcaccccccctccacacacccccccccactgctcatacctcacccccactccccccccccccccccccaccactgctCATACCTCACCCCCACTCCACATACAcaccctacccccccccactgctcatacctcaccccccctccacacaccccccccactgctcatacctcacccccactccaccccccccccccccaccaccactgctCATACCTCACCCCcactccacacccccccccccaccactgctcatacctcaccccctccacacacacaccctaccccccccccactgctcatacctcacccccacccctccataCGAACGCACCCACACTCTACCCCCTACTGCTcacacctcacccccccccacaggaacacacacacacacactctgcctccCACTGCTTCCGCCTGCCCTTAGCATGGAAAGGCCAGCATGGCGCCAAACTGCCAGCTGCTCCATCTTTccattactgtacattgtttgctcagcagacgcccttatctAGAGTGACCTGCGTAGGCTAGGTCATAtttcatctatttatacagctgaacatttactggAAGATTAAAGACTTTagtcaagggtacaacagcagtgccccacctctAAATCATACAGCCAGCCTTGGGGTTTCAGGATAaccttgtgtgagtgtgtgtgtgcgtgtgtgcatgtataagagtgagtgtgtgtgcatgtgaaagaaagtgtgagagagggtgtgtgtgtgtgtgtgtgtgtgtgtgtgtgtgtgtgtgtgtttgcacatataTGAGTGGATGAGCGCCCTACCTTGTTGGTGAGGCTGTCGATCTTGTCCTGGTCGAGCCGGTGCTGGCGGGAGAAAGCCTCCAGGGTGAGGGagctcctctccatctctctgttcaGCACACACACGATGTTCTCCAGCGCCATCACCTTCTGCCCCAGGCCGCTCGTCTGTCCCGCGGCGCCCGCGGAGGGCGCTCTTTCCTCCGGCGCCCGGTACAGCCCCAGCCCCGAGTCCTCCTGCCACTCCCCGGCCCCCTCGGCCCGCAGCCGCATCAGGGGCAGCTCGGCCAGCAGGAGGCGCAAGTGCTCCGAAATGTGGGTCTGCTCGTGCTCGGCCTGCTTCTCATTGTCCACCTGCAGCAGTCGGCACAGAAGCCAGCGTGAGGCTTAACACACAACCTCACACCTGACACTAGGGGTTCATCACACATACTGCAGGACACCTTCGACAGGTTTAACTTCTGAGCCCTTTCAAATGCCGCTATACTGTTGCTTCAAGGTTTTCATACTGCAAGCACTTACACACTCTCACCACTAGGTAGACCTAGTCTCACTCCTATGGCACAAAGAGAACACTGTCCACTTACACAGTACGAGTGTCACTGTTTCAGGGTTATATTTGCGCTCAAAAATAAGTATCGCCAGTACAAACTCAAACTGGCAGGCGTTACTGAATGGTCTCTACAGCTTCCGGCAATGGAAAGTTTAGTGTTCTGTCTAAATATTTTCGGTCACGTAATGTAGGTCATGTATTTGTGTAACGCTTGCCAGAGCACAGCTCTGGCAGGAAGAATGGGGGAGGGTATGAGCCTTGAGGGTTGGCAGGCAGGACTACATTAGAATTAGATATTATTAACTCAGGTGTAGGTCTTGTTGACATTTTTCACCCACCACAAACATTAAGACATATATTTACACCGTCAAACTAGGGTTGGTTTCTCTAGGGAAGTTCTGCCTTTCAGAGTGACTCAGATGATCTTTGCTGAAAATAACCTAGAAGACTGAAAGCCTTGTTTCAGTTATAACAAATGCATGCTTTCTGGTTGACACAGGCCTCTGCTAAAGTCCCCACTGGGGAATCTTCTGATTGATATAACCACCAGTCCCACTTCAGACAGGGGGAAATCCCAGACATCTAGTGGGTCATTCTTTGAGACTAAGAGATACTATGATTCACTATGGTACCAGGAAAGCATGAAGCCAGACCAGATAATGAGTAACAGTTTAACAATGTCCCATTTGTGTAAGTAGCTTACACATAGCAGATGAAATCACCAATCAAGAAAATGGGTCAACAAACCTTTCAACAAAGTAAtctgtgtataaatatttgtgcataaatgtgcAGAATTTGGGCAGAAATATTAGTACTATCAATGAATAGGGTTTACTAATAACGGCATGTTCCCTGACGTAAAGCATATCCAAGAAGacataaaaaagacacacagagagactggaagGCAGACTGAGTTATATGGTTCCTTAGCCTAATTTCACGGGATGGGGTCCGGGTTTCATGTGACAAGCATCTGAAGTAACACATGCACAATGGCATAATTGAGGGAGTGGATGCTTGGGCCTACTCACCACTGCCCCGCAGCCAACAGCACTGAAAGGACACAGTGTCTTCGACTTTGCACAGGACTTGATGTGATCTGCAAACTGTGTTTcggagaaaaaaagaatgtgaaacTGCTGTTACAAGAAACCTgaatgccccctcccccccacattCTTCACAATTAAAAGTGAAAGCCACTAACCAGTCATCTAGAAACTGGGGGGGCATTGCACGACAGCAGTTACCGCGATAAAGTTATGATCAGCACATGCATTTccagtgcagtgaaatggaaTTCCCCTCTTGTGAATGGATTCTGACCTGCCCTGTCTTGTCAGCATGCCTTatcatacattttcatcataTCTTTTACAGTTTGCACTGTAATTTTATATGGTGCTTGCACGCATGCTTTCGGTTTAACGCCTCTCTTGGTCAGGCCAAATGATTGCAAGGTCACCATCAAAGCTGCCCAAAGCAGTGgatgtaaaaatgcattatttcctaacatggggaaaaatgttaaac belongs to Megalops cyprinoides isolate fMegCyp1 chromosome 5, fMegCyp1.pri, whole genome shotgun sequence and includes:
- the traf2b gene encoding TNF receptor-associated factor 2 — encoded protein: MARSSLALSQQPSLPGMPQAVLAVRMEPKYQCQQCQGVLRKPFQAQCGHRFCAHCLTQLTSSGPKPCKACQQEEIFEETLSILNFSEAFPDNAARREIDSLPATCPNDGCSWKGKIKEYEEQHEGKCEFERVKCEACQALILLSERERHNERECEERTLNCKYCKVTFSFKEIKAHDDICQKFPMQCKECGKKKIPREKFADHIKSCAKSKTLCPFSAVGCGAVVDNEKQAEHEQTHISEHLRLLLAELPLMRLRAEGAGEWQEDSGLGLYRAPEERAPSAGAAGQTSGLGQKVMALENIVCVLNREMERSSLTLEAFSRQHRLDQDKIDSLTNKVRQLERTLNMRDLQLAETEQMLRELEYCTYDGVFVWKIVDFSRRRQEALAGRAPAMFSPAFYSSKYGYKMCLRLYLNGDGTGRGTHLSLFFVVMRGKYDALLKWPFSQKVTLMLLDQNNREHIIDAFRPDVTSTSFQRPISEMNIASGCPLFCPLAKLAGKSSYLRDDTVFIKAIVDLTGL